The Desulfonatronum lacustre DSM 10312 region GGTCGGGGAATCCTCCCGCTATGCCGCTGAAATGCTGCGTGAGGAGATCATGGCCCAGGGCGGCCTGGAAATCGGCGGAGTCAAGCATGAACTGCGCTTCATCTACGAGGACAACGAATCCAAACCGGAGTCCGCGGTCATGACCATGCTCAAGCTGATCGACCGGGACCGCGTTCTGGCCATTGTCGGCCCGCAGTCCAGCAAGCAGGCCGTGCCCGCCGGGCAGGTGGCCAACGACAACCGCACTCCGATGATCTCTCCCTGGTCCACCAATCCTGATGCGACATTGAATCGTCCCTGGGTCTTCCGAGCTGCGTTCCTGGATCCGTTTCAGGCTCCCGTGGCCGTGGATTTTGCCATGAAGCAGTTTAATGCCGACAAGGCAGCCGTGCTTTTTGCTCTGGCGAATGATTACAGCAAAGGACTGGCCGAATTTTTTCGGGATGATTTTGAATCGAAAAATGGCAAAGGCTCCGTTGTGGCCTTTGAATCCTACGGCGACCGGGATCAAGACTTCAGCGCCCAGCTGACCAAGATCCTCGCGGCCCAGCCGGACTTCATCTTCCTGCCCAACAACTACAACGAAGTGGCCTTGATCGTGCGCCAGGCCAGCGACCTGGGCTGGACCGGCCCGTTCATGGGCGCCGACGCTTGGGGCTCCGCCGAGCTGATGACCCTGTGCGGCGACCTGTGCAAAGGCCACTATTTCTCCACCCACTACGCCGCTGCCGGGGCCACCGGGGCCACCAAGGATTTCATCGAGAAGTACCAGGCCAAGTACGGCTACACGCCGGACGACGTGGCCGCCCTGACCTGGGATGCGACACGTCTGGTCCTTGAAGCCATCCAATCCACCGGCGGTTTGACCGGCAACCTGCGCAACGACCGGGCCGCCATCCGTGACGCCATGGCCGCCATCGAAGAGTTCGACGGCATTACCGGCTCCATGCGTTTCGACGACGAAGGCGACCCCATCAAGTGCGCCGTGGTGGTCAAAATCAACGACGCCGGCGAATTCGAATTCACCGAGTCCGTTTGTCCGTAACCTGATCTAATAATCACTGATCCGGGACGGACGTTCAACGTCCGTCCCGGATCAGCTTCCAACCTTTTCTTCCCG contains the following coding sequences:
- a CDS encoding ABC transporter substrate-binding protein; this encodes MILGCFFVLGGQGEYSRADASDPITLGFVIPLTGDIPKVGESSRYAAEMLREEIMAQGGLEIGGVKHELRFIYEDNESKPESAVMTMLKLIDRDRVLAIVGPQSSKQAVPAGQVANDNRTPMISPWSTNPDATLNRPWVFRAAFLDPFQAPVAVDFAMKQFNADKAAVLFALANDYSKGLAEFFRDDFESKNGKGSVVAFESYGDRDQDFSAQLTKILAAQPDFIFLPNNYNEVALIVRQASDLGWTGPFMGADAWGSAELMTLCGDLCKGHYFSTHYAAAGATGATKDFIEKYQAKYGYTPDDVAALTWDATRLVLEAIQSTGGLTGNLRNDRAAIRDAMAAIEEFDGITGSMRFDDEGDPIKCAVVVKINDAGEFEFTESVCP